A window of the Kosakonia sp. BYX6 genome harbors these coding sequences:
- a CDS encoding ABC transporter permease subunit encodes MTESKEHAATTPQQEAKSASAKKLLMGDLMQTVGILPILILIVAVFGFITPNFFTESNLLNITRQASINIVLAAGMTFIILTGGIDLSVGSILGTTAVAAMVVSLIPEFALLSVPAALMLGLLLGLFNGALVAFAGLPPFIVTLGTYTALRGAAYLLADGTTVINSDISFEWVGNNYLGPVPWLVVIALAVIVLCWFILRRTTLGVHIYAVGGNMQAARLTGIKVWLVLLFVYGMSGLLSGLGGVMSASRLYSANGNLGMGYELDAIAAVILGGTSFVGGIGTITGTLVGALIIATLNNGMTLMGVSYFWQLVIKGAVIIIAVLIDKYRTRHHQAA; translated from the coding sequence ATGACTGAATCGAAAGAGCACGCAGCCACCACGCCGCAGCAGGAGGCGAAATCCGCATCCGCCAAAAAATTGCTGATGGGCGATTTGATGCAAACAGTCGGCATTTTGCCGATTCTGATCCTGATCGTCGCGGTTTTTGGCTTTATCACGCCGAACTTCTTCACCGAAAGCAACCTGCTGAATATTACCCGCCAGGCCTCGATCAACATCGTGCTGGCGGCCGGCATGACTTTCATCATTTTGACCGGCGGGATTGATCTGTCGGTGGGCTCGATTCTCGGCACCACGGCGGTGGCGGCCATGGTGGTGTCGCTGATCCCGGAATTCGCCCTGCTGTCGGTCCCGGCGGCATTGATGCTCGGCTTACTGCTCGGGCTGTTTAACGGCGCGCTGGTCGCGTTCGCCGGGCTACCACCGTTTATTGTCACCCTCGGCACCTATACGGCGCTGCGCGGCGCGGCCTATTTACTGGCCGATGGCACCACGGTGATCAACTCGGACATCAGCTTCGAGTGGGTCGGCAATAACTATCTTGGCCCGGTGCCGTGGCTGGTGGTGATTGCGCTGGCGGTGATTGTGCTGTGCTGGTTTATTCTGCGCCGCACCACGCTGGGCGTTCATATCTACGCCGTCGGCGGCAACATGCAGGCAGCGCGGCTGACCGGCATCAAAGTGTGGCTGGTGTTGCTGTTCGTTTACGGCATGAGCGGCCTACTCTCAGGCCTTGGCGGGGTGATGAGCGCCTCGCGCCTTTATAGCGCGAACGGCAACCTCGGCATGGGCTACGAGCTGGACGCCATTGCGGCGGTGATCCTCGGCGGTACCAGTTTTGTCGGCGGCATCGGCACCATCACCGGCACGCTGGTTGGCGCGTTGATCATCGCCACCTTAAACAACGGCATGACGCTGATGGGCGTCTCCTATTTCTGGCAATTGGTGATCAAAGGGGCGGTGATCATCATAGCGGTGCTGATCGACAAATACCGTACCCGGCATCATCAGGCAGCATAA
- a CDS encoding ABC transporter substrate-binding protein has protein sequence MRLKPLVTALCAAAILASTPFAQAKDLKSIGVTVGDLANPFFVQITKGAELEARKLAGDKVKVTLVSSGYDLGQQVTQIDNFIAAKVDMIILNAADSKGIGPAVKRAKEAGIVVVAVDVAAEGADATITSDNTQAGEMACKYITDRLKGKGNVVIINGPPVSAVQNRVEGCQTEFKRHPDIKVLSDNQNAKGSREGGLEVMTSLLAANPKIDGVFAINDPTAIGADLAAKQAQRNEFFIVGVDGSPDGEEALKRKNSLFVATPAQDPQVMAARAVEIGYDILQGKAAPKEPVLIPVTMIDKQNVGSYKGWTVK, from the coding sequence ATGCGTCTTAAACCTCTTGTCACTGCGCTCTGCGCGGCCGCGATTTTGGCCAGCACGCCGTTTGCGCAGGCCAAAGATCTGAAATCCATCGGCGTCACGGTGGGCGATCTGGCGAACCCTTTCTTTGTGCAAATCACCAAAGGCGCGGAGCTGGAAGCGCGCAAACTGGCGGGCGATAAAGTCAAAGTCACGCTGGTTTCCAGCGGCTACGATCTGGGCCAGCAAGTGACGCAGATCGATAACTTTATTGCCGCGAAAGTCGACATGATCATTCTCAACGCCGCGGATTCGAAAGGCATCGGCCCGGCGGTGAAACGGGCGAAAGAGGCCGGCATTGTGGTGGTCGCGGTTGACGTGGCGGCCGAAGGCGCCGACGCCACCATCACCTCCGATAACACTCAGGCGGGCGAAATGGCCTGTAAATACATTACCGACCGCCTGAAAGGCAAAGGCAATGTGGTGATCATCAATGGGCCGCCGGTTTCCGCCGTGCAAAACCGCGTGGAAGGCTGCCAGACCGAGTTCAAACGCCACCCGGACATCAAGGTGCTTTCCGATAACCAGAACGCCAAAGGCAGCCGCGAAGGCGGGCTGGAAGTGATGACCTCCCTGCTTGCCGCTAACCCGAAAATTGATGGCGTCTTCGCGATAAACGATCCGACCGCGATCGGCGCCGATCTGGCGGCGAAACAGGCGCAACGTAACGAGTTCTTTATTGTCGGTGTTGACGGCAGCCCGGACGGTGAAGAAGCGTTGAAACGCAAAAACTCGCTGTTTGTTGCAACGCCCGCGCAGGATCCGCAAGTGATGGCGGCGCGCGCGGTGGAGATCGGCTACGACATCCTGCAAGGCAAAGCCGCGCCAAAAGAGCCGGTTTTGATCCCAGTGACGATGATCGATAAACAGAATGTCGGCAGTTACAAAGGCTGGACGGTGAAATAA
- a CDS encoding sugar ABC transporter ATP-binding protein yields MSNMPVLEMRNIAKAFGKFYALKGVDLTVWPGEIHALMGENGAGKSTLMKILAGAYGATSGEILIDGQPYAIKSPKDALAAGITLIYQEMQLAPNLTVAENIFLGSEIARGGLVQRKEMAAQAQAVIDRLGANFSATDRVMKLTIAEQQQVEIARALHRNSRILVMDEPTAALSSRETHRLFELIMRLRDEGMAIIYISHRMAEVYELSDRVSVLRDGQYVGSLTRDKLNASELVRMMVGRPLSDLFNKERDIPLGDPRLSIHHLTDGEKIQPISLQVRSGEIVGLAGLVGAGRSELAQLIFGVRKATGGMIEVDGEPVVIHSPRTAIDLGIGFLTENRKEQGLFLELAAQENITMATLERDAAWGMLDRKKAQTISDDAIKLLNIRVPHAQVRAGGLSGGNQQKLLISRWVAIGPRILILDEPTRGVDVGAKSEIYRIMNQMARQGVAILMISSELPEVVGMSDRVYVMREGSIAGELHHGDITQENIMTLATGVDESHHQAVHHD; encoded by the coding sequence ATGAGCAACATGCCCGTTCTGGAGATGCGCAACATTGCCAAAGCCTTTGGCAAGTTTTACGCGCTCAAAGGGGTGGATCTGACGGTCTGGCCTGGCGAGATCCACGCGTTAATGGGGGAAAACGGCGCCGGGAAAAGCACGCTGATGAAGATCCTCGCGGGCGCTTACGGCGCCACCAGCGGCGAGATCCTGATCGACGGCCAGCCGTATGCCATCAAAAGCCCGAAAGATGCGCTGGCGGCGGGGATCACCTTGATCTATCAGGAGATGCAGCTCGCGCCCAACTTAACCGTGGCGGAAAACATTTTTCTTGGCAGTGAAATCGCCCGCGGCGGGCTGGTGCAACGCAAAGAGATGGCCGCACAGGCGCAAGCGGTGATCGACCGTCTCGGCGCCAACTTTAGCGCCACCGACCGGGTGATGAAGCTGACCATCGCCGAACAGCAGCAGGTGGAAATCGCCCGCGCCCTGCACCGCAACAGCCGCATTCTGGTGATGGACGAACCCACCGCCGCCCTCTCTTCGCGCGAAACACACCGTTTGTTTGAACTGATCATGCGCCTGCGCGATGAAGGCATGGCGATTATCTATATCAGCCACCGTATGGCCGAAGTGTATGAACTTTCGGATCGCGTCAGCGTGCTGCGCGACGGGCAATACGTCGGCAGCCTGACGCGCGACAAACTCAACGCTTCCGAACTGGTGCGCATGATGGTCGGACGGCCACTAAGCGATCTGTTTAATAAAGAGCGCGATATTCCGCTCGGCGACCCGCGTTTGAGCATTCATCACCTGACCGATGGCGAAAAAATCCAGCCGATCAGTTTGCAGGTGCGATCCGGGGAAATTGTCGGTCTCGCCGGGCTGGTGGGCGCGGGGCGATCGGAACTGGCGCAACTGATCTTCGGTGTGCGCAAAGCCACCGGCGGCATGATCGAAGTCGACGGCGAACCGGTGGTGATCCACTCGCCGCGCACCGCCATTGATTTGGGTATCGGTTTTTTGACGGAAAACCGCAAAGAGCAAGGGCTGTTCCTCGAACTGGCGGCGCAGGAGAACATCACCATGGCGACGCTGGAGCGTGATGCCGCCTGGGGGATGCTGGATCGTAAAAAGGCGCAGACCATTTCCGATGACGCCATCAAATTACTCAATATTCGCGTGCCGCACGCACAGGTGCGGGCGGGCGGGTTGTCCGGCGGCAACCAACAAAAGCTGCTGATCTCCCGCTGGGTGGCGATTGGCCCGCGCATCTTGATCCTCGATGAGCCAACGCGCGGCGTGGATGTCGGCGCGAAAAGCGAAATCTACCGCATCATGAACCAGATGGCGCGCCAGGGCGTGGCGATCTTGATGATCTCCAGCGAACTGCCGGAAGTGGTCGGCATGAGCGATCGCGTGTATGTGATGCGCGAAGGCAGCATTGCCGGGGAACTGCACCACGGCGACATCACCCAGGAAAACATCATGACGCTGGCGACCGGCGTCGACGAATCCCATCACCAGGCGGTACACCATGACTGA
- a CDS encoding ATP-binding protein, whose translation MRNRTNPFFTSARGRLLFFNLLVVAVTLMVCGVAVLGFRHASRIQEQVQQQTLDDMTSSMNLARDTASVATAAVRLSQVVGALEYKGEADRLKATQSALQHSLSQLARAPLAQLEPQLVEQITRRSQALQQSVTQMLQRGQRRHLERNALLSSLYQNQSYLRHLQGINARDGSNIPDSRLLEEMDRLIIAAIQTPSPRATIAQLTAIMAPLPIRADSPVVAFILPDFSAELRKLEPLSRQLEESDLAISWSMFHIKALVALLNSDINQYVAEVAQASDQRTAQSHQEMRSIIAFISLFALLALIITGFAGWYIYRNLGSNLTAISRAMSRLAHGEQDVSVPALQRRDELGELARAFNVFARNTASLEHTSKLLKEKSTQLETTFHAMRDGFALFDYQGCLVVWNPQYPLLLGLSADALQRGQHYQTLLQRVNDLPTHVQENLARPIPKTQELRLADNRTIELRFSPVPGRGMVNVVLDRTERKGLEEALLHSQKMKAVGQLTGGLAHDFNNLLAVIIGSLELVSTDSPDAARISRALKAAERGAMLTQRLLAFSRKQSLHPHAVEMQALLENLGELMRHSLPATLALEIEAQHPAWPAWIDVGQLENAIINLVMNARDAMDGQSGVIKVRTWNQRVTRSDGRKQDMVALEVIDHGCGMSQEVKAQVFEPFFTTKQTGSGSGLGLSMVYGFVRQSGGRVEIESAPGQGTTVRLQLPRAAVAVANADEPDIAQGDDRRDTLILVLEDEADVRQTLCEQLHELGYLTLEAESGEQALQMLGASPAIGALISDLMLPGGLSGAEVINVARQHYPHLPLLLISGQDLRPAHNPALPDVELLRKPFTRLQLAQALRRIAA comes from the coding sequence ATGCGCAACCGCACAAACCCGTTTTTCACCAGCGCCCGTGGGCGTTTGCTGTTTTTTAATTTGCTGGTGGTGGCGGTGACATTGATGGTCTGCGGCGTGGCGGTGCTGGGTTTTCGCCATGCCAGCCGGATTCAGGAACAAGTGCAGCAGCAAACGCTGGATGATATGACCAGCAGCATGAATCTGGCGCGCGACACCGCGAGCGTTGCCACGGCGGCGGTGCGTTTGTCGCAGGTCGTGGGCGCGCTGGAGTACAAAGGCGAAGCCGACCGCCTGAAAGCGACGCAAAGCGCGCTGCAACACTCGCTGAGCCAACTGGCGCGTGCGCCGTTGGCGCAACTGGAGCCGCAATTAGTCGAGCAAATTACCCGTCGCAGCCAGGCGTTGCAGCAAAGCGTCACGCAGATGTTGCAACGCGGGCAGCGCCGCCATCTGGAGCGTAATGCGCTGCTCAGTTCGCTGTACCAGAACCAAAGTTATTTGCGCCATTTGCAGGGCATCAACGCGCGCGACGGCAGCAACATTCCCGATTCGCGCTTACTGGAAGAGATGGATAGGTTGATTATCGCCGCCATTCAAACCCCTTCGCCGCGCGCTACCATTGCGCAACTCACCGCGATCATGGCGCCATTACCGATCCGTGCGGATAGCCCGGTGGTGGCGTTTATCCTGCCGGATTTCAGCGCCGAATTGCGCAAACTGGAGCCGCTGTCGCGCCAGCTTGAAGAGAGCGATTTAGCCATTAGCTGGTCGATGTTTCATATCAAAGCGCTGGTGGCGCTGCTCAACAGCGACATTAATCAGTATGTTGCCGAAGTGGCGCAGGCCTCGGATCAGCGCACCGCGCAAAGCCACCAGGAGATGCGCTCGATCATTGCCTTTATCAGCCTTTTCGCTCTGCTGGCGCTGATCATTACGGGCTTTGCAGGCTGGTATATCTACCGCAATCTTGGCTCCAATCTCACCGCCATTTCCCGCGCCATGTCACGGCTGGCGCACGGCGAGCAGGATGTGTCGGTGCCAGCGCTGCAACGGCGTGATGAACTGGGCGAACTGGCGCGCGCCTTCAACGTTTTCGCCCGTAATACCGCTTCGCTGGAGCACACGTCCAAACTTTTGAAAGAGAAAAGTACGCAACTGGAAACCACCTTTCATGCGATGCGCGACGGCTTTGCGTTGTTCGATTACCAGGGCTGCCTGGTGGTGTGGAACCCGCAATACCCGCTGTTGCTCGGGCTGAGCGCCGACGCGCTGCAACGCGGGCAGCATTACCAAACGCTGTTGCAACGGGTGAACGATTTACCCACCCATGTGCAGGAAAACCTCGCGCGGCCAATCCCCAAAACCCAGGAGTTGCGACTCGCCGACAACCGCACCATCGAACTGCGTTTCAGCCCGGTGCCGGGGCGCGGCATGGTCAATGTGGTGCTGGATCGTACCGAGCGCAAAGGGCTGGAAGAGGCGCTGCTGCACAGCCAGAAGATGAAAGCGGTCGGCCAATTGACCGGCGGGCTGGCGCACGATTTTAATAACCTGCTGGCGGTGATTATCGGCAGCCTGGAACTGGTGTCGACGGATTCGCCCGATGCGGCGCGTATTTCGCGCGCGTTGAAAGCCGCCGAACGCGGCGCAATGCTCACGCAGCGGCTGCTGGCTTTTTCCCGCAAGCAATCGCTGCACCCGCACGCGGTGGAAATGCAGGCACTGCTGGAAAACCTGGGGGAACTGATGCGCCATTCTTTGCCCGCGACGCTGGCGCTGGAAATCGAAGCCCAGCATCCGGCGTGGCCGGCGTGGATTGATGTCGGGCAACTGGAAAACGCCATCATCAACCTGGTGATGAACGCCCGCGATGCGATGGACGGGCAAAGCGGCGTGATCAAAGTGCGCACCTGGAACCAGCGCGTCACCCGCAGCGACGGGCGCAAGCAGGATATGGTGGCGCTGGAGGTTATCGATCATGGCTGCGGCATGTCGCAAGAAGTGAAAGCGCAGGTGTTTGAACCGTTCTTTACCACCAAACAGACCGGCAGCGGCAGCGGGTTGGGCTTGTCGATGGTTTACGGCTTTGTGCGCCAGTCCGGCGGGCGGGTCGAAATCGAAAGCGCGCCAGGCCAGGGAACCACGGTGCGTTTACAACTGCCGCGCGCGGCGGTGGCGGTGGCGAACGCCGACGAGCCGGATATTGCGCAGGGCGACGATCGCCGCGACACGTTGATTCTGGTACTGGAAGATGAAGCCGATGTGCGCCAGACCTTGTGCGAGCAGCTTCATGAACTGGGTTACCTGACGCTGGAAGCCGAAAGCGGCGAGCAGGCATTACAAATGCTTGGCGCGTCGCCGGCGATTGGCGCTCTGATAAGCGATTTGATGCTGCCGGGGGGGTTAAGCGGCGCGGAGGTGATTAACGTTGCGCGGCAGCACTACCCGCATTTGCCGTTACTGCTGATTAGCGGGCAGGATCTGCGCCCGGCGCATAACCCGGCATTGCCGGATGTCGAACTGTTGCGCAAACCGTTTACGCGTTTACAACTTGCGCAGGCGCTGCGGCGTATCGCGGCATAA